In one window of Ignatzschineria indica DNA:
- a CDS encoding NUDIX hydrolase: MNKISHTPEEKLFILAAGIMIDPKGRLLIVRKKNTEKYMLPGGKIEPHETAIEALIRELKEELDVEIPAALANFITTYEAPAANEPGYQIRSNLFFILLPQAIEVKAATEIAEAIWITPQEVENYPLAPLMTSFVIPTWLDLIAEAGASLGFDLHNA; the protein is encoded by the coding sequence ATGAATAAGATATCTCACACCCCTGAAGAAAAACTCTTTATCCTAGCCGCCGGCATTATGATCGATCCTAAAGGGCGACTCCTTATTGTCCGAAAGAAAAATACCGAAAAATATATGCTTCCAGGTGGCAAGATCGAGCCCCATGAAACGGCAATCGAGGCACTTATCCGAGAACTTAAAGAGGAACTCGATGTAGAGATTCCCGCAGCGCTTGCCAACTTTATCACCACTTATGAAGCGCCAGCCGCAAATGAGCCGGGATATCAGATTCGCTCTAACCTCTTCTTTATTCTTCTTCCACAAGCAATCGAGGTTAAGGCTGCAACAGAGATTGCCGAAGCGATCTGGATTACACCTCAAGAGGTCGAAAATTACCCGCTTGCTCCGCTAATGACAAGTTTTGTCATTCCCACTTGGCTAGATCTGATCGCAGAAGCGGGAGCATCATTGGGATTTGATCTTCATAACGCTTAA
- a CDS encoding alpha/beta hydrolase, translating to MDKPIILDPKQSADSAVIWLHGLGATKEDFLPVAQILQRDALPHTRFILPQAPVRPVTLNNGFPMPSWYDIIALTSPREIKLSELDESSQSIIALIEAEIEKGIPLERIILAGFSQGGAVVLHTAFIAYPKNVGGVMALSTYSATFDEAITLDEKKKQIPTLHLHGSLDPVVKIELGRAAEQFLKAQGIDTRWHDYPMQHEVINDELQDIAKWLIERLG from the coding sequence ATGGATAAACCTATTATTCTCGATCCGAAACAATCGGCTGATTCTGCGGTAATCTGGCTACATGGCCTAGGGGCTACTAAAGAGGATTTTCTCCCCGTAGCGCAGATTCTTCAGCGAGATGCGCTTCCCCATACCCGTTTTATTCTACCCCAAGCACCCGTTCGTCCCGTTACCTTGAACAATGGCTTTCCAATGCCCTCTTGGTATGACATTATCGCACTTACCTCCCCTCGTGAAATAAAGCTCTCTGAACTCGATGAGTCGAGCCAATCGATTATTGCTTTGATTGAGGCAGAGATCGAAAAGGGAATTCCCCTTGAGCGTATTATTTTGGCAGGATTCTCCCAAGGTGGTGCTGTCGTACTCCATACTGCTTTTATCGCTTATCCCAAAAATGTCGGTGGCGTGATGGCACTCTCAACCTATAGTGCAACCTTCGATGAAGCGATTACCCTCGATGAAAAGAAGAAGCAGATCCCAACACTCCATCTTCACGGCTCTTTAGATCCTGTTGTTAAGATCGAATTAGGTCGTGCCGCGGAACAATTTCTAAAAGCCCAAGGTATCGATACCCGTTGGCATGATTACCCTATGCAACATGAGGTAATCAATGATGAGCTACAAGATATTGCCAAGTGGTTAATAGAGCGTCTAGGTTAA
- a CDS encoding CoA-disulfide reductase, protein MQQELNIVVIGGIAAGMSVAAKAKRENPQANITVIEKENYISFGACGLPYYLGGQFDDPQKMFARTPEMIEKSGINLLLESEATAVDTTRKIVTYRDKSGMNQEIAFDRLMIATGASANRLPFEGMDAPNLYLHTKLRDAEALKAKLDQYRSIAIIGGGFIGVEVADQLALLGKKVTLLQSGDAIMQGPFDPEFSHLMQEALEAEGVDLRLQQNVTGFQLSDGKIVAVKTEVEKITVDAVVVAIGFRPNTDFLTDPQLKKLPNGAILINPFGETSIEGVFSAGDCASIYHRQLGDRYIPLATYANKMGRIIGSNIVRSPEHYIAFPGALGSSMIKVGQYEAGSTGLTEKMAKQLEESTEVKYKSTLIKTANHTDYYPGQEELTIKLVYREDNHRLVGAQIFGKKDAALRLHALSVAIHAELSTEELGFLDLGYAPPFTTTWEAINIAANTAK, encoded by the coding sequence ATGCAACAGGAACTCAATATTGTTGTCATTGGGGGAATCGCTGCCGGCATGAGCGTTGCGGCAAAAGCTAAACGGGAAAACCCTCAGGCAAATATTACAGTTATCGAAAAAGAGAACTATATCTCCTTTGGTGCTTGTGGTCTCCCTTACTATCTCGGGGGGCAATTTGATGATCCTCAAAAGATGTTTGCCCGAACGCCTGAAATGATAGAAAAGAGCGGCATCAATCTTCTTCTTGAATCAGAGGCCACAGCGGTTGATACAACTCGAAAAATAGTCACCTATCGTGACAAGAGTGGAATGAATCAGGAGATTGCTTTTGATCGTCTGATGATCGCAACTGGCGCTTCAGCAAATCGACTCCCCTTTGAAGGGATGGATGCGCCTAATCTCTACCTCCATACAAAGTTACGCGATGCAGAGGCGCTTAAAGCAAAACTCGATCAATACCGATCGATCGCTATTATAGGCGGCGGCTTTATTGGTGTTGAAGTTGCCGATCAATTAGCGTTACTTGGCAAAAAGGTTACCCTCCTTCAAAGTGGTGATGCCATTATGCAAGGCCCTTTCGATCCAGAGTTCTCTCACTTAATGCAAGAAGCGTTAGAGGCAGAAGGCGTCGATCTTCGATTGCAGCAAAATGTCACCGGCTTTCAACTCTCTGATGGCAAGATTGTCGCTGTTAAGACCGAAGTGGAGAAGATCACGGTTGATGCAGTTGTCGTTGCCATCGGTTTTCGCCCTAATACCGACTTCTTAACCGATCCTCAGCTGAAGAAACTGCCCAATGGTGCGATCTTAATCAACCCATTTGGAGAAACCTCTATCGAAGGAGTTTTTAGTGCCGGCGACTGTGCATCAATCTATCATCGACAATTGGGCGATCGCTATATTCCTCTGGCCACCTATGCCAATAAGATGGGGCGTATTATCGGCAGTAATATTGTTCGATCACCGGAACATTATATCGCTTTCCCCGGCGCTTTAGGCTCAAGCATGATTAAAGTAGGTCAATATGAAGCAGGAAGCACAGGACTGACTGAAAAGATGGCAAAGCAGCTAGAAGAATCAACTGAGGTAAAATATAAGAGCACATTGATTAAAACAGCGAACCATACCGATTACTACCCAGGTCAAGAGGAGCTGACTATCAAATTGGTCTATCGTGAGGATAATCATCGCTTAGTAGGTGCGCAAATATTTGGTAAAAAAGATGCGGCACTTCGTCTCCATGCGCTCTCTGTCGCTATCCACGCTGAGCTTTCTACAGAGGAATTAGGATTTCTCGATCTCGGTTATGCACCGCCCTTTACAACCACTTGGGAAGCGATCAATATTGCGGCAAATACAGCCAAATAG
- a CDS encoding FadR/GntR family transcriptional regulator: MKLSAVERLPHEEVILDFMEMIESGQFLPGEILPSLPEIQESLQRSETDILKAIDVLKEEDIFLDREGLLFLTRSDKDLILSRLKNSVLNIHSAAIVDLLEIREGLETRAFVLATKRATNDDLQQIEEALIALEERIKLHKAATKEDLRFHLALIKASHNPTMVEMMEIIFKQLFESLNETRTNVRKLENVDHFVDVHRELYNALLARDAERGVALMKNHIEDTINLYVAESK; this comes from the coding sequence ATGAAATTATCCGCTGTTGAACGCTTACCTCATGAAGAAGTTATTCTCGATTTTATGGAGATGATTGAATCAGGCCAATTTCTTCCCGGAGAGATTCTACCGTCACTCCCTGAAATTCAGGAATCTCTTCAGAGATCAGAAACAGATATCTTAAAGGCGATTGACGTTCTCAAAGAGGAAGATATCTTCCTCGATCGTGAAGGCCTGCTCTTCTTAACAAGAAGTGATAAAGATCTTATTCTTAGCCGTTTGAAAAATAGCGTTCTCAATATCCATTCAGCGGCCATTGTTGATCTTCTAGAAATTCGTGAAGGGTTAGAGACTCGAGCTTTCGTCCTTGCTACAAAACGCGCAACGAATGATGATTTACAACAGATCGAAGAGGCACTTATCGCACTTGAGGAGCGAATTAAACTCCACAAAGCGGCCACTAAAGAGGATCTACGCTTTCATCTCGCCCTGATCAAAGCGAGTCATAATCCCACAATGGTCGAGATGATGGAAATTATCTTCAAGCAGCTCTTCGAATCACTCAATGAGACAAGAACCAATGTTAGAAAATTGGAGAATGTTGATCACTTTGTCGATGTTCATAGAGAGCTCTACAATGCGCTTTTAGCACGAGATGCAGAGAGAGGGGTTGCACTTATGAAGAATCATATTGAAGATACAATTAATCTCTATGTAGCCGAGTCAAAATAA
- a CDS encoding LysE family transporter, producing the protein MYEATMLLITLAGIQLVALISPGPDFFLITQVAVSHSRREAFMAVFGVTIGVAVWALVALLGLHLLVEQFPWIQGLLYLAGGGYLSYLGLLLLKSGLRARHQQKQGLVDNATEKVMARVVEKERKGVQFLFKGLFTNLANPKALIYFGSVFVLFVGDNISNVMRVEIFALVVILTFLWFAIVAILFSLPKPKAIYQRLGAYIDAVAGALFLLFGLNLLYQGGMMLLLG; encoded by the coding sequence ATGTATGAAGCAACAATGCTATTGATCACTCTAGCGGGAATTCAGTTAGTTGCACTGATCTCTCCTGGTCCTGATTTCTTTTTAATTACACAAGTTGCCGTCAGTCATTCAAGGCGAGAGGCCTTTATGGCAGTATTTGGGGTGACGATCGGTGTCGCTGTTTGGGCACTGGTGGCACTATTGGGCTTGCACCTTTTAGTTGAGCAGTTTCCTTGGATCCAAGGTCTACTCTATCTTGCAGGTGGTGGTTATCTCAGTTATTTAGGGCTATTGCTCTTAAAAAGTGGGCTAAGAGCGCGGCATCAACAGAAGCAGGGGCTTGTCGATAATGCTACTGAAAAGGTGATGGCGCGGGTGGTCGAAAAGGAGCGAAAAGGGGTGCAATTTCTCTTTAAGGGATTGTTTACTAATCTCGCAAATCCTAAAGCACTGATCTATTTTGGCAGCGTCTTTGTTCTCTTTGTCGGGGATAATATCTCTAATGTGATGCGAGTCGAGATCTTCGCATTAGTGGTGATTTTAACCTTTCTCTGGTTTGCGATTGTGGCGATTCTCTTCTCTTTGCCAAAGCCAAAGGCGATCTATCAGCGTTTAGGTGCTTATATTGATGCTGTTGCCGGCGCTCTCTTTCTGCTCTTTGGGCTCAATCTTCTCTATCAAGGGGGAATGATGCTACTTTTAGGGTAG
- a CDS encoding Kdo hydroxylase family protein codes for MSITNSTLEAQKGSAEAPILVLGISEWRAEECDHENIVNCLEEGQVLYFPSLPFVLTEEEQALLDPRLVSPKRKNIMYQADQGSIKGIADSASESEKKAVEGLLKRYSEASYQLLTDLIPQYKGKLHSPMNTLRLNAIDEWSDSHSFRKDDRRLHVDAFPSRPLHGRRIIRIFNNINPSGVPRKWRVGEPFPQLAARLLPKSKPYSRIGSALLDRLQITKSRRTHYDHIMLQFHDLMKEDQEYQDNGIQWDVSFMPGSTWICFSDQTPHAAMSGQFMLEQTFQLDVDDMVDPAKSPLKVLEAMVKKPLV; via the coding sequence ATGTCGATAACGAATAGCACACTAGAAGCTCAAAAGGGAAGCGCAGAAGCCCCCATCTTAGTTTTAGGAATTAGTGAGTGGCGCGCTGAAGAGTGTGATCATGAGAATATTGTCAATTGCTTAGAAGAGGGGCAGGTACTCTATTTTCCCTCACTCCCCTTTGTTTTAACAGAAGAGGAGCAGGCATTATTAGATCCCCGTTTAGTCAGCCCAAAGCGCAAGAATATTATGTATCAAGCGGATCAAGGGAGTATTAAAGGGATTGCTGATTCAGCCTCAGAGAGTGAGAAGAAGGCAGTCGAAGGATTGTTGAAGCGCTATTCAGAAGCGAGTTATCAACTTTTAACCGATCTGATTCCTCAATATAAGGGGAAATTACATAGCCCGATGAATACGCTGCGTCTCAATGCGATTGATGAGTGGAGTGATAGTCACTCTTTTCGTAAAGACGATCGCCGGCTACATGTGGATGCATTTCCTTCTCGTCCCCTTCATGGGCGTCGTATTATCCGCATTTTTAATAATATTAATCCGAGTGGTGTGCCACGAAAATGGCGCGTTGGTGAACCTTTCCCGCAATTAGCTGCGCGTCTATTACCGAAGAGTAAACCATACTCTCGAATAGGTTCTGCTCTCTTAGATCGATTACAGATTACTAAAAGTCGTCGTACCCATTATGATCATATTATGTTGCAATTCCATGATCTGATGAAAGAGGATCAAGAGTATCAAGATAATGGAATTCAGTGGGATGTAAGCTTTATGCCGGGCTCAACATGGATCTGTTTTTCAGACCAGACACCTCATGCTGCAATGAGTGGGCAATTTATGTTAGAGCAGACCTTCCAGCTTGATGTTGATGATATGGTGGATCCTGCAAAATCACCGTTAAAAGTATTGGAAGCGATGGTGAAGAAGCCACTTGTATAA
- the anmK gene encoding anhydro-N-acetylmuramic acid kinase AnmK, whose translation MSDRAIRDTFAIGLMTGTSLDGVDAALVRIRETVVKGQGGEIVRGEEDLQCQLLHFISIPYSPQLRAEIEAQCHNEASTVAGICSLNMKLGEIYQKSVEVLLSEVEQERVRDPKRLMGFSGTVDFIASHGQTIYHLPPAVANKKGYTPSTLQIGDPSLLAYHFRCDVYFNFRMMDIAAGGDGAPLVPMTEYLLYRHPNYHRLLQNIGGIGNVTLLPKAASISEISAFDTGPGNMMINDAMRTLYQRDFDRDGEVARSGRLISELFKELQADPYLAQQPPKSTGREYFGAQYTLPLLERYRAYAPEDLIHTLTRFSAYSIAESYRRFIFPFYRIDQVIVAGGGAYNSALMEYLEAELAGVSLLTQEDLGFSSDAKEAMAFALLGYLTKERRAGNLPTATGASEAVVLGQICPNPFPEMD comes from the coding sequence ATGAGTGATAGAGCTATCCGCGATACCTTTGCAATAGGCTTAATGACCGGCACCTCTCTAGATGGGGTTGATGCGGCATTAGTGAGAATCAGGGAGACTGTAGTAAAGGGGCAGGGAGGTGAGATCGTAAGAGGGGAGGAGGATCTTCAATGTCAATTACTCCATTTTATCTCAATCCCTTATTCTCCTCAGCTACGAGCGGAGATTGAAGCACAATGCCATAATGAGGCATCCACCGTTGCCGGGATCTGCTCTCTTAATATGAAGCTAGGTGAAATCTACCAAAAGAGTGTTGAAGTGCTTCTGAGTGAAGTTGAGCAAGAGAGAGTGCGAGATCCTAAACGATTGATGGGATTCTCCGGCACTGTTGATTTTATCGCTTCTCATGGTCAGACTATCTATCATCTACCGCCGGCAGTAGCGAATAAAAAAGGTTATACCCCTTCCACATTACAGATTGGTGATCCCTCACTTTTGGCATACCATTTTCGTTGTGATGTCTACTTTAACTTTCGAATGATGGATATCGCAGCCGGCGGTGATGGCGCGCCTTTAGTACCGATGACGGAGTATCTACTCTATCGCCACCCTAATTACCATCGCTTATTACAAAATATTGGAGGGATTGGAAATGTAACGTTGTTACCGAAAGCTGCATCGATCAGTGAGATTTCAGCCTTTGATACGGGGCCGGGCAATATGATGATTAATGATGCTATGCGTACACTCTATCAGCGTGATTTTGATCGAGACGGAGAGGTTGCCCGAAGTGGGAGGTTGATTTCTGAGCTTTTTAAGGAGTTGCAAGCCGATCCTTATTTAGCACAGCAGCCTCCAAAATCTACCGGACGGGAGTATTTTGGTGCGCAATATACCTTACCGCTTCTTGAGCGCTATCGAGCTTATGCGCCGGAAGATCTGATCCATACTTTGACCCGGTTTAGCGCATACTCTATCGCAGAGAGTTATCGCCGCTTTATCTTTCCTTTTTATAGGATTGATCAGGTGATTGTCGCAGGTGGTGGTGCTTATAATAGCGCTTTGATGGAGTATCTAGAAGCAGAGCTTGCCGGTGTTTCGCTCTTAACGCAGGAAGATCTTGGTTTTTCCAGTGATGCAAAAGAGGCGATGGCTTTTGCGCTCTTAGGATATCTGACAAAAGAGCGTCGAGCGGGGAATCTTCCAACAGCGACGGGTGCCTCTGAGGCCGTGGTCTTAGGTCAAATTTGTCCCAATCCCTTTCCAGAGATGGATTAA
- the murQ gene encoding N-acetylmuramic acid 6-phosphate etherase, producing the protein MRESNVKVDLGALETEQRNSRTMEIDTLSTLEMVRLINREDQAVIDAIERATPQIAAAIDAIVLRLQQGGRLIYVGAGTSGRLGVLDASECLPTFGVGEESVLALIAGGDRALRHPVEAAEDQEDAAIVDLAAVAFSSDDILCAIASSGRTPYALSALQYAKSLGAATISLASVSESKIGKVADYPIEVIVGPEVITGSTRMKAGSAQKMVLNMLSTGTMIKLGKVYQNWMVDLRATNKKLIERARQMVMMATGIDYNKASQLLEAADYHVKSAIVMALLAVDYQRATQLLAAHQGVVRAVLAEADLT; encoded by the coding sequence ATGAGAGAGAGCAATGTGAAGGTCGATTTAGGCGCCCTAGAAACGGAGCAACGCAATAGTCGTACGATGGAGATCGACACCTTATCAACTTTGGAGATGGTGCGATTGATCAATCGAGAGGATCAAGCTGTTATCGATGCCATTGAACGTGCTACGCCACAAATAGCAGCGGCAATTGATGCGATTGTTTTACGCTTGCAGCAAGGAGGCCGTTTAATCTATGTAGGTGCCGGAACCTCAGGGCGGTTAGGGGTATTGGATGCTTCTGAATGTTTGCCAACATTTGGTGTGGGAGAAGAGAGTGTACTGGCGTTGATTGCCGGGGGAGATCGCGCATTACGCCATCCGGTAGAGGCGGCAGAAGATCAAGAAGATGCTGCAATCGTTGATCTCGCTGCTGTTGCATTTTCAAGTGATGATATCCTCTGTGCGATTGCTTCATCTGGGCGGACACCTTATGCTTTATCAGCCTTACAATACGCGAAGAGCTTGGGCGCTGCGACCATCTCTCTTGCCTCTGTTTCGGAGAGCAAAATCGGAAAAGTTGCTGATTATCCTATCGAGGTAATTGTCGGACCTGAAGTGATTACCGGCTCAACACGTATGAAGGCAGGATCTGCGCAGAAGATGGTACTCAATATGCTCTCTACCGGCACTATGATTAAGTTAGGCAAGGTGTATCAAAATTGGATGGTGGATCTTCGTGCGACAAATAAAAAATTGATCGAAAGAGCGCGACAGATGGTGATGATGGCGACCGGCATCGATTATAATAAAGCCTCTCAACTCTTAGAGGCCGCTGATTACCACGTTAAAAGTGCGATTGTTATGGCGCTCTTAGCAGTCGATTATCAAAGAGCGACACAATTATTAGCTGCCCATCAAGGTGTTGTGAGAGCTGTATTAGCAGAGGCGGATCTAACCTAA
- a CDS encoding outer membrane protein: protein MKKLLTISVLSAVVASGFTVAHAQDFDQYLSAKAVLNHVNNKFEVNDGEDSESLKKSKNVGGFRLAYGAIFPAGDNNVRAEIEYGYNGKVKVSDEDSKSETKSQALMLNGYYDFNTGTAFTPYVGAGIGYARLKNTLSDEEVSISKSKGNFAWQVGAGVSYAVNSNVAVDLSYRFMDYGKVSHSYKADDTSFNGKVKQRGNEFNLGVRYTF, encoded by the coding sequence ATGAAAAAGCTACTGACCATCTCTGTGCTTTCTGCTGTAGTAGCGAGCGGTTTCACTGTTGCGCATGCACAAGATTTTGATCAATATCTATCTGCAAAAGCAGTTCTCAATCATGTGAATAACAAGTTTGAGGTGAATGACGGTGAAGATTCAGAATCACTTAAAAAGAGCAAAAATGTTGGCGGTTTCCGTTTAGCATATGGTGCGATCTTCCCTGCTGGGGATAACAATGTTCGTGCTGAAATTGAGTATGGCTACAATGGTAAAGTGAAAGTATCAGATGAAGATTCTAAATCTGAAACTAAATCACAAGCCTTAATGCTTAATGGCTATTATGATTTTAATACTGGTACTGCATTTACCCCATATGTGGGCGCAGGTATTGGTTATGCGCGTCTTAAAAATACTTTATCTGATGAAGAAGTATCCATCTCTAAGAGCAAAGGTAACTTTGCATGGCAAGTGGGCGCCGGCGTGAGCTATGCTGTAAATAGCAATGTTGCGGTTGATCTTTCATACCGCTTTATGGATTACGGTAAAGTATCTCATAGCTATAAAGCGGATGATACTTCTTTCAATGGTAAAGTTAAACAACGTGGTAATGAGTTTAACTTAGGTGTCCGTTACACTTTCTAA
- a CDS encoding outer membrane protein translates to MKKLLAVTVLAAVTSSLTVAQAQDFQQYVSAKAVLNHVNSKFELNNEDTKKSKNVGGFRLAYGAIFPAADNNVRAEIEYGYNGKAKVNADKRESETKSQSVMLNGYFDFNTGTAVTPYVGAGLGYARLKNTVTPEGKDSYSKSKGNFAWQVGAGVSYAVNSNVDIDLAYRFMDYGKVDHKDNRGKAKMRGNEFSLGVRYNF, encoded by the coding sequence ATGAAAAAGTTATTAGCAGTTACCGTCTTGGCGGCAGTGACCTCTTCTTTAACTGTAGCGCAAGCGCAAGACTTTCAGCAGTATGTCTCTGCGAAAGCGGTTCTCAATCATGTGAATAGCAAGTTTGAGCTCAACAATGAAGATACGAAAAAGAGTAAAAATGTGGGTGGTTTCCGTTTAGCTTATGGTGCGATCTTCCCAGCAGCTGATAATAATGTACGTGCTGAGATTGAGTATGGTTATAACGGTAAAGCAAAAGTGAATGCAGATAAGAGAGAGTCTGAGACAAAGTCTCAATCTGTAATGTTAAATGGTTACTTTGATTTTAATACCGGTACTGCCGTGACTCCTTATGTCGGTGCAGGTCTTGGTTATGCAAGATTGAAGAATACCGTTACACCTGAAGGAAAAGATTCATATTCAAAGAGCAAAGGTAACTTTGCATGGCAGGTGGGTGCTGGTGTGAGCTACGCTGTTAACAGCAATGTTGATATCGATTTAGCTTATCGTTTTATGGATTACGGAAAAGTAGATCATAAGGATAATAGAGGAAAAGCTAAAATGCGTGGTAATGAGTTTAGCTTAGGGGTTCGTTACAACTTCTAA
- a CDS encoding TonB-dependent hemoglobin/transferrin/lactoferrin family receptor: MQNSSHPPQEEVSLSFLSPKSNGTLNRTELKAGTELKVLGVRSPIFSVLFNKFLFSACCTLSLLSISAALADDDKEENLPTIALGSVVVVGAPEQVTPFKETQSAADLSKNLVQDERDLLRHELSVGVNESGRAGSNGFAIRGVDKDRVAVIVDGLPQAESFMPSIYRGYGYFNGSINSTEYENISAVTINKGANSVSDGSGAIGGSLYFTTKTVDDIVKPGQRWGLYWKTGYSSKNREWRQVLGAGYRGDRFFGFAQLTKRRGHETVNSGNGEEIYGPARGRPDPQMKHGSSWLTKWGVNITDEQTLTAFYENRRQDNRTEERSFDAWGTYRFAKDTAPYRRFGVEYDYIPLDSSWLDTLNIVYADQKIDMRSDTYNVSQKDPTDITQRYYRAFEQRQKLFKSQLFALPISLSEQKHLLQAKLELRRGMLKNSNRDILYLSGVAHPSNYSIMTPVKSSVTAFSLQDEITVTPQLSLTLGARYDHYQYSPQMDGSNKFPVSFNGEKKSFSKTSWQLGIHYQITPEQLIGYRISTGFRAPKIEELFFEFGKGGMNHFMPNPQLRPETALNQEITYQFKNEYAEIGLGAFHSKYRNFIDERVSEKLEPNPYYPYSWDSKPYLSINQIQFVNVAHAHISGLELNATLNGPLFGLSESWKFHIKGQYSKGKNQDGDPLKSIQPWSALMSIEYQDPAQRWNSTLTARYSAAKRGKDTKETQYSWRGKEETEWKWLSPSYFVVDVTTQVKLDRDLTLNFGVFNLFNRSYATWDSLRDLPTFGTTNRIDRDSRGLERFTAPKRNFAISIEGRF; this comes from the coding sequence ATGCAAAATAGTAGCCATCCTCCCCAAGAAGAAGTGTCGTTATCTTTTCTCTCCCCAAAAAGTAACGGCACACTCAATAGAACTGAGTTAAAAGCTGGAACTGAGCTAAAAGTTCTTGGAGTTAGATCACCAATTTTTAGTGTGCTCTTTAATAAATTTCTCTTTAGCGCATGCTGTACACTCTCACTTCTCTCAATATCAGCTGCTTTAGCGGATGATGATAAAGAGGAGAATCTTCCAACAATTGCATTAGGTTCTGTAGTTGTTGTTGGTGCGCCAGAGCAGGTTACTCCTTTTAAAGAGACTCAAAGTGCTGCGGATTTGAGTAAAAACTTGGTGCAAGATGAGCGTGATCTATTGCGCCATGAGTTGAGTGTTGGTGTTAATGAGAGTGGGCGAGCGGGGAGTAATGGTTTTGCGATTCGAGGCGTGGATAAGGATCGGGTTGCCGTCATTGTCGATGGTTTACCGCAAGCTGAGAGCTTTATGCCCTCAATCTACCGTGGATATGGCTATTTTAATGGCAGTATCAATAGTACAGAGTATGAAAATATTAGTGCTGTCACAATCAATAAAGGGGCGAACTCCGTCAGTGATGGAAGTGGTGCTATAGGTGGATCACTCTATTTTACGACTAAAACAGTGGATGATATTGTAAAACCAGGTCAAAGATGGGGACTCTATTGGAAGACGGGGTACTCCTCAAAAAATAGGGAGTGGCGTCAAGTACTAGGTGCCGGTTATCGTGGCGATCGCTTTTTTGGGTTTGCACAATTAACAAAAAGAAGAGGGCATGAGACCGTTAATAGTGGTAATGGGGAGGAGATCTATGGTCCTGCAAGGGGGCGTCCTGATCCGCAGATGAAGCATGGTTCCTCTTGGCTAACAAAGTGGGGTGTTAATATCACCGATGAGCAGACTTTAACCGCATTTTATGAGAATCGCCGGCAAGACAATCGAACTGAAGAGCGAAGCTTTGATGCTTGGGGAACGTATCGATTTGCGAAAGATACCGCACCCTATCGTCGCTTTGGTGTGGAGTATGACTATATTCCATTGGACTCCTCTTGGTTAGACACGCTCAATATCGTCTATGCTGATCAGAAGATTGATATGCGCTCAGATACCTATAATGTAAGTCAGAAAGATCCAACTGATATTACACAGCGTTACTATCGTGCTTTTGAGCAGCGACAGAAGCTCTTTAAGAGCCAACTTTTTGCGTTACCGATCTCTTTGAGTGAGCAGAAGCATTTGCTACAAGCAAAGTTGGAGCTTAGAAGGGGCATGCTTAAGAATAGTAATCGAGATATTCTCTATCTCAGTGGTGTGGCACACCCTTCAAATTACAGTATCATGACTCCGGTTAAATCCTCTGTTACCGCTTTTTCTCTGCAAGATGAGATAACTGTAACTCCTCAATTATCTCTCACGTTGGGGGCGCGTTATGATCATTACCAATACTCTCCGCAGATGGATGGCAGTAATAAATTTCCAGTGAGCTTTAATGGTGAGAAGAAAAGTTTTTCTAAAACCTCTTGGCAGTTAGGGATTCATTATCAAATAACACCGGAGCAGTTGATCGGTTATCGTATCAGTACAGGATTTCGAGCCCCAAAAATAGAGGAGCTCTTCTTTGAGTTTGGTAAAGGGGGAATGAACCACTTTATGCCGAATCCTCAATTGAGACCAGAGACAGCGTTGAATCAAGAGATTACTTATCAATTTAAAAATGAGTATGCAGAGATAGGATTAGGCGCGTTTCATAGTAAATATCGTAATTTTATTGATGAGAGAGTCTCTGAGAAATTAGAACCCAATCCTTACTATCCCTATAGTTGGGATTCAAAGCCGTATCTATCAATTAATCAGATTCAATTTGTCAATGTGGCACATGCTCATATTTCAGGACTTGAATTGAATGCGACATTGAATGGTCCCTTATTTGGGCTCTCTGAGAGTTGGAAATTTCACATAAAAGGGCAATATAGTAAGGGTAAGAATCAAGATGGCGATCCTCTAAAATCGATTCAGCCTTGGAGTGCGTTGATGAGTATTGAGTATCAAGATCCTGCTCAGCGGTGGAATAGTACTTTGACAGCGCGTTATAGTGCGGCAAAGAGAGGGAAAGATACCAAAGAGACACAATACTCATGGCGCGGGAAGGAGGAGACGGAATGGAAGTGGTTAAGTCCATCTTACTTCGTCGTGGATGTGACAACACAGGTGAAACTTGATCGTGATCTGACGCTTAATTTTGGGGTTTTTAATCTCTTTAATCGTAGTTATGCCACATGGGATAGCTTACGGGATCTTCCTACCTTTGGGACAACGAATCGAATCGATCGTGATAGTCGGGGGTTAGAGCGCTTTACAGCACCTAAGCGTAATTTTGCTATCTCGATAGAGGGGCGGTTTTAA